ATAGACAAGAGTATCGGTATTTGGTAAACACTTGAAGCAACaatctttcaaattttgaattttctgagTGTATCAATGGACTCAAGTAGTACAAAAGAGGATTAAATTGTAATCCCTTGTTAAAATATTCCAtacaaaattcattatttcgtCGGAAAAAACATTCCCAATCAATTTGCATCAATTAATTGCATTGCTGTCATGCCATCCGATGTCGTTACATGCGTCAATTTCGTCGTAAATTACACACCTGGGTGGTcaatttctcataattttgtgTCCAAACTAATTCAATTGTCGCACACAATGCAtttctcgtcgtcgttgctgtCGTTACAACAACGATTGTTTGACTGCTTCTaagaattgttttaatttaatataataaacggaccgacatgtgtgtgtgtgtgtgttgatgatgatgtttgaAGTTCCATACATGAAATTCTTCTAATTTTGGTCAATGGcctgtttgtttgttgatgaTGTCTGAGAAGGTGATTATGTTTCTTGTTGCCTTGTTCGAATGAAGTGACTGTTATTGCTGCGTTtttgtacgtttttttttaatttgatgaaatgttTCGCAACCTTGTGTGTCAGTAATTGAGTTATGTACTtgcttgttgtttgtttgcgtTTACGGGGAAAAAAGAACAGGTGAAGTTCTGAAACaatcagataaaaattaattggagtTATAAACACCTTGTTAAAGggaaaatacaataaaaggaGTGATTGTAATGAGTGATtatgagtttttaatatttggaaTTAAGGAggagtgagaaaaaaaaaattttattgaaatttcgagggaattttatattttttaaaaaatttttaaaagttaattatgttttttttgttcaaaaacattaattaatattttttttaatttaaaaaattctaaataatttaaaatttgttcaaactaaaaagatttaaaaagtttcttttattttttgacatattttaataagtttttgtataaatttctgttaaaaagttaaatttttactaaataaattatattttaagaattttttttaatatttaaagacaatttttagcttttaaccCATGTTTTCATGTTAACATGATAGAATTTtggcattaaaaatatttattttaatgtaaataatttaaattgactcttaaaatgttatttttaagcatttctTACCTTGAAATATcccaaattcttcaatttatgTTCTTCAACCCTTCATTCTTTGCcttatatatgaaaatttcttatctcTTTGAACTATTTTCGTAATAAATTGAccttattttgttgaaaagagTTCCTTTGAGATTTCCTGTTGTACTTTTTATTGGTcattgtactaaaaaaatattttttccgtcatttttagtacaaaaaacttctttttagtGTCAATtatgtcatattttttacatttttcgaccttttaaaaaacataatttatattCATCAACCCTTAATTTGTTGTCATGTTGATGGATTTTCGTTCAATATTCatcctttttttcataatttttgttctgaattcattcaacaaaaatttaaagtgctTCTGATGCATTTACCAATAtcctttatgaaaatttctgaaataaaaagactcaaaatattcatttaaaataaaatattttttaaaaataattaaattgcttCATCAAAAgccatattttcatttaaataacttttaaaatgaaacttttagtCAATTatgtctataaaaaatttttttttcaatgcaaaagtcataaaaaatcggCTACTAAAACATCGCTCGATATTTTTGTTCCGAATTCCGCCCAACTTTTAATACAAATGAATTTCACCAGAAATCTGTGGCACATTGGGAGGCACCAAAATACTTTGAATGATATCCTGACAAATATTtccaacacacacacagagagaTACCTACTTACCAACATTTGCAATCCAGGCAGGAGGCAATATTGTAACAATTGATGATGCCGTATTTCTGTAACAGAAGACAAATGAGAGAATAACAAGGGAACAATTCCGAGAAATTGACGAACAAATGAATTGGCTCCCAGTCaatatacataaaatattgattctgAAGTATGGGAACGaagtaattgaattttactaactaaatttttaaaagtgctTGTTAGCATCAGTTATCGCTCGTTTTTAAGTGCATCTGTCAACAATTGCTAATTgatcgatgaaaaatttccaatttaacTCGAAAAGGTTATGAAAGATCATTTTCGTGCCGCAAGTCAAAATTTCCGTTCAAAATTGACCAATAATGACTTTTTCTAGGTAAAtgcctgcaaaaaaaaaaaataatgagcaaTTCgcgatatgaaaaaaaagaaacttactGCGATGTAAGTCAATCATActtacagacaaaaaaaaaataatgaaaaaaagttgtttccaTTCCGCACATTGTAGTCAATTATGGTTTGTTTATTACAACTTCTTGatgattataattatattatatggTCTCGTATTTGCTTTTGCCGTTGATTAGTGTATTATGTTGTCACGAAACTGCATCTTGGACATTTTTATGTGGAAATAGATCGCAACTGGCATCTTTTCTTCTCCTCTTTGATCTGCAGTTGTTTAATGGTAATTGATAGAAACGTAATGACAGGTAATGAGAATAATTACCATATCGGAGGaacgctaaaaaaaatacgagaaagtGATAATTAGACACCTCGAGGCATTTTGTCCCTTATACTCATTAGCATCCCAGAAGtggtcattaatttttttctcgcattttttgtctcttctaGGTACAAAGATGGCCTGCCCTATCCATGGGACATTGAAGTTTCCAGTTTAATTTTGTATCCGGAGGCAGCTAATCAAACTATCTATACGCGACGGGCACGTCAACAAGATGCCGGAGTGTATAAATGCGTTCTGAGAAATGAAACGCATACGGAGGAGCATTCCATTGCATTGAATATCCAAGGTAAGCAGCGAACATTACCGATCGGCATCAGGCAATTGATGCAAACTGACgtgaattttgtgataaagTGAAGTGATTCGGGGAATTGACGATGAATacactgaaaaatattaaaatttgcattaaaattatcaaagttcAATATGATTcactctaaaattttaatgattctatgagaatttgtttaaattatgaattttaactcTTTTCTGGAATCAaaagttctttaaattttatgaacttaagtcccttaaatatttttattgacgtcatttacgacttttttttaacatgaaatcgtaattttgataaaaattttacttgaaatgattttttaaatattttttgaaacatttttaaatgcttGAATTACTTTTGTAATTGAAGAATATgtcacaatttaatttttttcttaaaaaaaaatatttttcataaacttcACGACtcaaaaagtattattttaattaaaaatgacgcAAAACAGCATAAAAAcattaatgttaataattgTTTGGACACTTTTTACCgttttaatgtcaaaaacttTCTCTTGAATCCTTTTTTCACTCGGTTTTGGCCTATTTTACCATTAATGgagcattaaaattaaaattaaaaaaaaaagttaaattaatttcagcgaaatttgatattttagatgaaaattatgCGTTAGTGCTTCACATAAACCGATTGGCATTCGATACATAAACGCGATGATTTCAAGAACGTAATGAAAACGATTTGCGTCAGTTGTTGATCCAGCATTTTCCATCGAATAACGAAGTTTTCTTCGTGGAAATTCATCTTTTTGTTCATTGAAGCAGCATTTCtacgaaaatttcattaaaattattattatatatccTTGTGTTGTCTCGTTCGGTACGATACATACCtgataattttctgaaaatgtttttccattttgcttttatttttttgtatgcttCACATTTATTACGAAAGAGAAGTTTTCCAATCAACTTTTCCGGGAAATTATCGAtccaatttataaaattcgaCGAAATTaaacgataaatttatttattttttcttttctttttcaatttgcAGAGAGCTCGATAGATCGTCCCTTAGCAACGTATCGACCGGTGCCGCAATTCGTTCATCTCGGCGATCATGCTCGATTTTATTGCGAAGCTTTTATCGGCAATTTGGGCATTCCCGATGCCAAAAGTACACTCAAGTGGTACCAAGTGTTCGACGAAAATCAGGAGCAAGAGATAAAAGACagttatcaaaatttgattacaaggtaaatatttatcatttttgcctGTCTAGAcgagataattaattttcaattgacaaattttacagAGAAACTGGCGAAATTGTTGGCTCGTACTTGATAATTCCCGAAGTGAAAAAACAGCATTACGGGCGGTATGTTTGTCGTATCGCGATGGGAAATTCGGCGCATAAATTGGACTTGTACACGTGGTTGCACGCGGAACCCATTGAATTTATCGACACAAAATCCTTTTGGGCTCCCATTGCATTGGCCGTTATTGCATTCCTCTTGACGATCCTCATGTTTTGGTTAGCGAAAATTTTCTACTCGAATTATTTTCACAAGCGACAGAATAATTGTGCAGCGCATCACAAGGCTACGCACATGGATGACGAGGAGATGGGCATGAGacgaatctaaaaaaaatttaaaaaaataattaataaaagttagtCAAAAATTAGAGCAAACGTGATCAAGGCCTAgccatttccatttttttaataaattaaaattaattttagggttaatttattttattttcgcgaattttttaataaatattttttctcataaaactcattattaaattaaaaccaaaaaaaaaatattgttgagAAAACGCCAAAATTGTActattgaagcaaaaaataaattccacgAAATGAactgaatacaaaaaaaaaaaacttttctatcgagaaataattaaaaaataacgaaacagGGTATTAAATGTTAAGACTACTCTCgtataatttgtaaatttttgtattgacttTTGAAGTGATACATGCCAAAATAttgtacataaataaattaattaataaaaatgtaaactaaGACCCATGACAGTATTCCATTTCATTTATCTTTGATAGATAGTAATAAAATgtactttaataataaataaatatttaaaaaaggagacaaaattagataaaatattagtataatttaatatgtctgatgtaaatatttttaatttaattaaattaattttatattttttttatgtaaaaatgtattttattttttaagaaaaaaaaaaataattgtacttgcgccagtttttgaaattattctgCTAAATTATGTTGATTATATTTTTggagtttaaatttaatatttaatttattttttgattataaataaaatacaaaggaAAAGgttagataaaattaataaatgcacaaattttatgacaaaatgaAGGATAAGTCGTTGAAATGTTAtatgtaataattaaataaaaaaaaatatggaaaattaaataaaagcgaaaaaatttgaaaaaaataaataaatggagtttttaatattttcatatgttcctcatatatatattttttttttttttgaagtcgatcaatttatttttatttttattctgtaCCTactatttgaaatttttcaaaaaaaaaaaaaaaaaaaattttttaatttttaatttttaaaaaatatctcttcaatttttttttaattttccaattgatgaaacaaaattttgctttaagttcaattttcaatttttttcaaccttatttttttattaataattttaaaaatttttaatttaattatttaattaaattttaattaataaaataaataaaaactcaaaatatttatggaatttttgaattttgatagtttgaattttattcatattgtgaaattgctaaaaaaaacagtttatattatttttcaatcaaaaattaaaaaaatatttttctatttttttaaataattttttaaaataatataattttggcttaaaaaaaaaactgttttttaagaaatttattttaattaattttttttcgaattttgaaattgttataaaaattttttaaattaatattttaaaaattcttatgtttttttaaacctaatttttaaaattaatattatttttaattaaatttgctcaaataaatttaacgaatttttattaaataaaaatttgaatttttgatcatttttttcacgtgTTCATTGGGGCTTCACAACTGTCATCGCAATATTTACTATTGCtcttgcataaaattttttcagaaaaatccctttaattattaattttcgcgACAAAATCTCCTCAAAAATTCCCTAAAATGCCGACTTACGAGCTCGTTTTGATCATGCGACAGATGGCACGGGTAAACATTCCTTCAATTCTccaaaattccataaaattcatgttcacacatttttttttgcagccgGATTTGGTTTCAGCACTCAAACGAacatcaaagcaaattttcgaTCATGGAGGTTTTTTGAGGAAACTCGAGAATTTCGGCACAAAACAACTTCCCTTCAAGATGAGCAAGAACGAACAAACGCATCGCGTCGGCATTCACTACTTGATGGAATTCGATGTGCCTCCAACGCAAATCGACAGCTTGCACGAAGAGTTTAAACGAGATGTTGACATTATTCGGAAGCACATTGTGAGGAAAGCGGAGCCGGAACCCGTTGAATGTACGTTGCATGAGGAGTTGCTGCCGGCTGCATATCGCAAAGATGTCGCCGAAATGATCCACAAAgcgaaaaatagcaaaaaacagagacaagaagaaaaacggaCTGTGTGGAAGTCAAATACGGGAATGGATTATTATCCGTTCTTGCGTTAAAATCGACTTTTGTagggaaaaatttcttaaatgtaGTCtactttacaaatttattaatctcTTGTTTGAATTTCTTCACCAAGGACTTCCCTGAAAACGCTTTCATGAGACGATTTGACTCGTGTTTGAATTTGGCGAATTCTTTCTTCgaaattttagctaaaaacgAGTTCGTATCACGTCTCATCCTCgcattttcctcattttttatgaaattttgaatatccGAAGCagtttttattgacaaaagaCGATCCTCAAGCGTTTCTTCCCTCGCAACAACTTCTCCAACGGCTTCACTTTCCGTACTGAACTTGATAAAATCGCTTCCAAAGTCATCAGGTTCATCTTTAACCACTTCCTCAAAGGCCATTTTgagattttcatcaatttccgTATCTTCCGGTGGTTCATCGTCATCTCCCATGGATATCAAGTTCTCCAAAACACTCAAAGATTCCAAAGTTTTCTCATCTTTCGCGGGTTCATGCGGATAATTGTCGCCCAACCATTCTTTCAAGTCATGCGGCAGCTCGTAATTCACAGGAAGCCACTCGAATTTGccatttttcagaatttctcTCAATTTCACGAGATTATCATAGCTTTGGATGATGATTTCGAGTCGATTTTTTGCTGCAGCAACTACTTGCCCAAtgatagacaaaaaaatcgcatttttagcGAAGAAATTTCCGATTGACACGAGTTGGAGACAATTTCTGCCGGTTTTTTGTGCACAAATTATCACGCGACACAAAAGTCTTGCGACGCCCTGAAGTCGGACCAAGAGAAATTCCAAATATTGTCTCGTTGGaaggtgaattttttgactttcagCAATTTCCGAGGGGATATAAGCCTTGAAATCTTCCAAAAATTGAACGATTGGGAAGTTTTTCAGTCTCAAAAGCGCTTGATTCGTTTGTTTCATGTGTCGTAATAGCTCCATGCGACGAAATTGGGCACAATTGATGCAAATAATGCGCGAAAGAAAGGCAGCTGCGGTGTCAAAATATTCACTGTCCTCAAAATGAGTTAAAAGACGATGCATTGTCTTGGCTAAAAGTCTCAAATCTACAAGAAAATGCCTcggtaagtcaaaaattatttaatttttcgataaaactcacctgattttttaatttttgtagctACAGTAACAAAGGGAGGTCCCACAAGTTGCTTGTTGTTCCAAATTTCCGTcatttttagtgttttttagctaaaactctttaaaaattgttttgtttatttttgaaacgtGCATTTTGTGCGACTACATGACACAAAAAGTACACTGGGAGCTTGAATTAACGTTTCACGAATCGTTTAAAAGGTAAATATTAACacttttggttgaaaattcatCTCGCTCAAGACATTTTCCGGCAATTGCAGATTAAATACGTGAAAAAGTCATTTCGTAGCATCAGAAATCCACAATGTCCTACCAAAACAGTAAGTGTCCGTTCGAGATTCTCGCGAAAAAGTGCAATTTCAGTGAGATTTTATCGAATTTCCTGCTGCAGTGGTTTTTTCTCGGTCCATGAATCATCGGGCGACCtaaaaatagtttgaaaatttcgtgCATTTCCGCAATCCTTGTGCCAGAAAATGCAAAATGCGCGAGATTACGTCGCCAATTGCGAATTTCCGCGAAGAAAATGGTATCGGCATGCCGAATTGACGACTTTTGGATGCGACTCACGACACTCCCTTATaaggaaataaattgaaaataaatcgcTGTGTGCGTAGAGAGGAAGCAAACGGTACGGGGGAGTGTATAGAAGCAgtagcaattattttttaacgagaGATAAGGTTAAATGTCTGTAAAAGGGAATGTTTTGATCGAAATCTGGCGGCGATGAGGGCGTTAGAACGGGAAAAATGCAGCGAAAAATGGAAGAACGGAATCAGTGAGGCGGAAAAATACTTGCATCAAAGTGTTGTTTTAGCATGGAGATGTTAATTACAGTCACTAGAGCATTACCGGCATCTGTGCATGCAAATATTATGCTTGAGGGTCGATGCCCTTTTGatcatttatgaaaattttaaaaaattttcaacaattttcatgattttccatcaaaaaaaattaatttttcataattttttgcagaatTCACGTATGCGACTCTCCCACGCACGCAACGCGGTACCCCCATCGTGCTCGGCGGCGATCCAAAAGGCAAGAATTTCTTGTATTGCAACGGAAATTCCGTCATTATCCGCAACATCGATGTAAGACAGCCATTTTTTCGTCGCATTTTAACAACAatgtaaacaatttatttttagaatcccGCGATATCCGATGTCTACACGGAACATTCGTGCGCCGTCAATGTTGCCAAGTACTCGCCATCGGGCTTTTACATCGCTTCGGGCGATCAATCGGGCAAAGTTCGCATCTGGGACACCGTCAACAAGGAGCACATCTTGAAAAATGAGTTTCAACCGATCGGAGGACCCATCAAGGATATCGCTTGGTCCGCCGACAGTCAACGTATGGTCATTGTCGGTGAAGGGCGCGAGCGTTTCGGACATGTTTTCATGACGGAAACCGGAACTTCTGTCGGCGAAATTAGCGGACAATCAAAACCGATTAATTCCTGCGATTTTCGTCCTGTGAGACCTTTCAGAATTGTCACCGGAAGCGAAGATAATACAATCGGAGTCTTTGAGGGACCTCCATTCAAGTTCAAATGCACGAAACAAGAGCATACAAGATTCGTGCAAGCTGTTCGTTACTCTCCGAATGGCGCTTTCTTCGCATCTGCCGGCTTCGATGGGCACGTTTACTTGTATGACGGCGCTACATCTGAGCTAGTTGGCGAAATTGGAAGTCCTGCACACAAAGGAGGCGTTTATGCTGTCGCATGGAAGCCAGATAGCACCCAATTATTGACTTGTTCGGGCGATAAGACGTGCAAATTGTGGGATGTAGCAACGAAGGAGCTCGTAACCGAATTTCCGATGGGCAATACCGTCGACGATCAACAAGTTTCTTGTTTGTGGCAAGGCGAACATTTGCTTACCGTGTCACTCAGTGGTTATATCACGTATTTGGATGTCAATAACCCGACAAAACCCTTACGTGTCATCAAGGGACACAATAAACCCATCACGGCATTGGCTTTGAGCGAGGATCACAGCACAATTTACACCGCAAGTCACGATGGCGCTGTCACCAATTGGAATTCCGGTAATGGAACGAATAATCGTGTTGCTGGAAATGGTCACGGAAATCAAGTGAACTGCATTCGGGCACACGGAGACTTTGTCTATACATGCGGCATTGACGACAGTGTCAAGCAAATTAGTGTTGAAGGCAATACTTATACGGGAGTTGATACAAAATTGAATTGTCAACCGCGTGGCATGGATATTTTCCGCGAAAAGAACATCCAAGTTGTTGGTTGCGTCAAAGATATTTGCGTGTTGCAGGACAATCGTAAAGTCAGCGCCTTGCCAATTGCGTATGAATCGAGCTCCGTGTCCGTTAATACGGATACGATGGATGTCGCTGTTGGCGGAGACgacaataaaattcatatttacaCGTTGAATGGCACAACGTTGGAGCCTAAGACGGAAATTGAGCATTTGGGAGCGATTACTGATTGCGCCTATTCGCCCGATAAGAAATATCTCGTTGCATCCGACTCCAACAGGaaagtcattttgtatgaTGCTACCGAGTATAAggtgagaaaaataattttaatgaaatttttcaagtttttaataatttttacgatttttttagcCTGCTCATAATAAGGAATGGGGCTTCCATAATGCTCGTGTCAATTGTGTTGCATGGTCACCAAATTCACTTCTCGTCGCTTCCGGATCTCTCGATACTACCATCATTATTTGGTCGGTTTCTAATCCAGCCAAGCATACAATCATCAaaagtgagtatttttttcattttttgtagaatttttaaagaaaatttatttttaaatatatttttaaattaaaaattgtagaattttctaaaaattttagttaaaattctttaaaaatcataaaaccttatttttagcaaagtttaatttgggtcaaaaaatgaggaaattttgttttaaaaaataatcttgattcgatttgatataaaaatgttcaaattttttaaatttgcagtcaaaataattcataattttgttattttttacaaaaagttaGTAAAAACTTCCTTTTTTAAGTCCTAATGAAGGAAAATagcagatttttaattaaaattgcatcaaaattaaacaattttttccaaaacagtttattttttttataaaaaatttgtcttaagagcaatatttttaattagtttaactacaaaaagtttatttatacaacttttttaataaatcttttccaaaacttaacaaaaatctaataaagagacgaatttcgattaaaaaaaataataattatattaaaattattgtcttatttcatgaaaaattgaatggtttttactaaaatttcataaaaaatgttaaattgtttccaaaaaatgcaatttttgataaaaaatgttatattaaaaattttttagttcattttaagatcatttttaatgaaaattttccaaaacttaaataaaaaattaaaaatagattcaaagttttacttcaaaaaatgatatttcactaaatttaatatttcttggaaaaaaaatttgaaagatttttaatgaattttattgaaatctgcttaaaatttgtcaaaaaatattatttctgataaaaatcctcttttgaatataattttgtatcgatttgaccaaaaaaattttttttttgaaaaattcttcttgaaaaaattaaaaactgataatttttttataaattctgctaaaaaaatttaattctacatcaaatttcattcaaaaaaatactttttctctttttcagaCGCTCACCCGCAATCGCAAATCACAAAATTGGTTTGGCTCGACAACGAACACGTCATATCAACCGGTCAGGATTGCAACACAAAAGTTTGGGAAGTCACCGATGTCTGttaaatcgtatttttttttgtcacgtgTTGAGCCACCTcacgaacaaattttcttcgaaagtCTCTTCTGCCAAAGGATCTTTCTTCctacttaattaaatatttgtactttttttagtCAGTCACTCTCTttgtttgtcaattttttgtttttaattttttttttcgtactaaTAAATAATCGAGGACGCATTTAATCCCGCACACACGAACGCAAGTCGTCGTGAAACTATGTGAGTGAACCAACTAACGAACGC
The sequence above is drawn from the Culicoides brevitarsis isolate CSIRO-B50_1 chromosome 1, AGI_CSIRO_Cbre_v1, whole genome shotgun sequence genome and encodes:
- the LOC134832333 gene encoding actin-interacting protein 1 — protein: MSYQNKFTYATLPRTQRGTPIVLGGDPKGKNFLYCNGNSVIIRNIDNPAISDVYTEHSCAVNVAKYSPSGFYIASGDQSGKVRIWDTVNKEHILKNEFQPIGGPIKDIAWSADSQRMVIVGEGRERFGHVFMTETGTSVGEISGQSKPINSCDFRPVRPFRIVTGSEDNTIGVFEGPPFKFKCTKQEHTRFVQAVRYSPNGAFFASAGFDGHVYLYDGATSELVGEIGSPAHKGGVYAVAWKPDSTQLLTCSGDKTCKLWDVATKELVTEFPMGNTVDDQQVSCLWQGEHLLTVSLSGYITYLDVNNPTKPLRVIKGHNKPITALALSEDHSTIYTASHDGAVTNWNSGNGTNNRVAGNGHGNQVNCIRAHGDFVYTCGIDDSVKQISVEGNTYTGVDTKLNCQPRGMDIFREKNIQVVGCVKDICVLQDNRKVSALPIAYESSSVSVNTDTMDVAVGGDDNKIHIYTLNGTTLEPKTEIEHLGAITDCAYSPDKKYLVASDSNRKVILYDATEYKPAHNKEWGFHNARVNCVAWSPNSLLVASGSLDTTIIIWSVSNPAKHTIIKNAHPQSQITKLVWLDNEHVISTGQDCNTKVWEVTDVC
- the LOC134827193 gene encoding uncharacterized protein LOC134827193; protein product: MTEIWNNKQLVGPPFVTVATKIKKSDLRLLAKTMHRLLTHFEDSEYFDTAAAFLSRIICINCAQFRRMELLRHMKQTNQALLRLKNFPIVQFLEDFKAYIPSEIAESQKIHLPTRQYLEFLLVRLQGVARLLCRVIICAQKTGRNCLQLVSIGNFFAKNAIFLSIIGQVVAAAKNRLEIIIQSYDNLVKLREILKNGKFEWLPVNYELPHDLKEWLGDNYPHEPAKDEKTLESLSVLENLISMGDDDEPPEDTEIDENLKMAFEEVVKDEPDDFGSDFIKFSTESEAVGEVVAREETLEDRLLSIKTASDIQNFIKNEENARMRRDTNSFLAKISKKEFAKFKHESNRLMKAFSGKSLVKKFKQEINKFVK
- the LOC134836079 gene encoding uncharacterized protein LOC134836079 gives rise to the protein MRQSTRKMEGSTKIVTCDKEQKRPTKIRFSQISSSSLLLAIFVCILSVNSVTSLENCSNNRFNESLNSTYMQFTKEKVSEEYSVLDKFKSLHCCAKGYRSIEWYKDGLPYPWDIEVSSLILYPEAANQTIYTRRARQQDAGVYKCVLRNETHTEEHSIALNIQESSIDRPLATYRPVPQFVHLGDHARFYCEAFIGNLGIPDAKSTLKWYQVFDENQEQEIKDSYQNLITRETGEIVGSYLIIPEVKKQHYGRYVCRIAMGNSAHKLDLYTWLHAEPIEFIDTKSFWAPIALAVIAFLLTILMFWLAKIFYSNYFHKRQNNCAAHHKATHMDDEEMGMRRI
- the LOC134827194 gene encoding small ribosomal subunit protein bS6m, with translation MPTYELVLIMRQMARPDLVSALKRTSKQIFDHGGFLRKLENFGTKQLPFKMSKNEQTHRVGIHYLMEFDVPPTQIDSLHEEFKRDVDIIRKHIVRKAEPEPVECTLHEELLPAAYRKDVAEMIHKAKNSKKQRQEEKRTVWKSNTGMDYYPFLR